The Kineothrix sp. IPX-CK genomic interval ATATGATCCGGATAGTATTGGCGCTGGTAGTACTCGTGCTTTTCACCGCAGCTATTTGTGGAATCTTATTTTCACGGCTCATTACAATGCCTGCAAAACGGCTGTCCGAAGCGATGGGAGAATTCGAAACGAATACGGAGAATTTTGATTTCCAGCCGGTAAATGGCACGGTGGAAATTGTCGCCTTATCCGATTCTTTCGCTCATATGGTCATTCAGATTCAAAATCTGATGGAACAGGTGAGAGAAGAAGAACTTTCCCTCCGGAAGACGGAGCTGAGCGCCCTTCAGGCGCAGATCAATCCCCATTTCCTCTATAATACGCTGGATTCCATCGCATGGATGTGCGAGGAGGAGCGTAACAAAGAAGCGGTGGAGATGGTAACAGCTCTCGCCAGATTGTTCCGTATCAGCATAAGCAGAGGGCATGAACTCATTACACTGGAAAAAGAGCTGCAGCACTCGCAGAGTTATTTGAATATACAGAAGTTCCGTTATGAGGATCAATTCACCTATGATTTCGATGTGGACGAAGAATGCCTGCAGTATTACTGCAACAAAATTACCCTGCAGCCGATTATAGAGAACGCTATTTACCACGGACTCGACCCAGCGGAGGAAGGACACATTCAAATTGGCATTCATGATAAAGGAGATGCTATTCTTCTGTGTGTTGAGGATAACGGAGTAGGTATGACCGAAGAGGAGTGCGCGGAGATACTTAATAGAGAGGCCAAAGATCGAACCGGCATCGGGATCAAGAATGTAAATGACAGAATCCATATATATTTTGGCAAAAAGTATGGCCTTAGAATTACGAGCGTGCTGGATGTAGGAACGCGGGTCGAAATATGGATACCGAAGATATTGGAGGGTGAATATGAGTCGAAGTAGAAAAATGAAATTATTCATCGTGTTCTGCACAGGAATCCTTATTACAATCGGTATTCTCATAATTGTTCTTTTCAGGAATCCCACATTTGGGGCGGGGAACCGGGACAGCGACGGACAGAAGCATTATGTTGCGGTCATTGCAAAATCCACGACATCAGCATTCTGGAAATCGGTGTTCGCAGGAGCAAAGGCCGCCAGCACCGAATACAATCTGGAAATCACATGCGACGGGCCCGAAAGCGAAGAGGATTATGAAACACAGAATGCAATGGTGGAAAAGGCTGTGGCGGACGGTGCAGAAGTCATTGTATTTTCTGCCGTGGACTTCAATGCCAATGCGGCGGCAATTGACTGGGCAATAGCACAGGGCGTTAATGTAGTCGTCATAGACAGCGAAGTGAACAGCAGTGGGGTGAGCTGTGTCATTAGCACGGACAATTATGCAGCGGGCCGGATGGCGGGAGAGGCGGCACTGGAATCCGACGATAAGGCATTATATGTCGGTATCGTTAACTTCGATGAGAATTCCGCCAACGGGCAGCAGAGGGAACAGGGCTTTCGTGATGCGATTATGGGAGAGAGCCGCGTTACTGTTATCGATTCCATAAACGTGCTTTCCAATGTGGAGGATGCCATGGAAGGCACGCGCATCATGTTGGAACAGCATCCGCAAATCGATGTGATTGCGACCTTTAATGAATGGACGAGCCTGGGAGTGGGCTATACAATTGAGGAAATGGGGCTTGGGGACAGCACGAAGGTCATCGCTTTCGACAGTAACGTTGTTTCGGTCGGACTGCTGGAAACCGGAGAAGTGGATGCGCTGATTGTCCAGAATCCATATGCAATGGGCTATCTTGGAATAGAAAATGCATACAATGTCATCAACGACATTTTTATTCGGGAAAAGGTCATTGATACAGCCACGACGATTGTAACGAAGGAGAATATGTACGACCCGGACTATCAGAAAATATTGTTTTCCTTTGACTGAGCAAACGATGGTAATAAAATATGAAAGGCCTATGTATAATCCATGTACGCAAACGTAAAATTTTGTACCTTTGTGATAGGATTTTGCATAGGTTTTTTATTTCCCTTTTGTTATTCTTTTGTGTGTATTCAATCCTGTTATAGGATAAACAAAGCAAACAAAAAGGAGGCTTTTACATGAAAAAGAAGTTATTGGCAGTACTTTTATGCATGTCCATGACAGCAGCTTTATTGGCTGGTTGTGGAAGTACGGCAGCGGAGACGACAGCGGAGACGGAGACAGCACCGGCGACGGAGGAAGCAAATGCAGAGGACACAGCAGAGGACGCAGTGGAGGATGTCGTAGACGCGGCGGCGGATCAGGCAGATTTATCGGCGGCAAGTATCGCGGTATTCTATTATACATATTCCGATACGTACATCGCATCGGTCAGAACAGCATTGGATTCGGCATTGGACGGACTCGGAGTAACTTATCAGGATTATGACTCCAACAGTAACCAGACGACACAGAACGAACAAATCGATACGGCTATCAGCACGGGTGCTACGCTCCTGATTGTAAATATTGTTACTTCCGGCTCGGTAGATGCTTCTCAGGCAATCGTTGACAAAGCATCTGCGGCTGGTGTTCCCGTAATCTTCTTCAATCGTGCGGTAGAAGGTGATGAGGATGAAGGAACTGTTCTTGGAAGTTATGACAAATGCGCATTTGTAGGAACAGATGCACCGGAAGCGGGTCATATGCAGGGACAGATGATTGGCGAATACGTACTCGAGAACTATGACGCGATCGACTTGAATGGCGACGGAGAAATCTCATATGCGATGTTCATGGGACAGCTCGGTAACGTAGAAGCGATTTACCGTACGCAGTATGGCGTAGAGGATGCGAATGCTGTTCTCGAAGCGGCAGGCAAGCCGGCGCTCGTTTACTTCGATTCGGCAAATGCGGACTGCTATCAGGTTGACCAGGATGGTAACTGGAGTGCGACGGCATCCAACAACTACATGACCACGAACCTTTCCCAGTACAATGAAGCAAACGGCAATATGATCGAGCTCGTAATCTGTAACAACGATGGTATGGCAGAAGGAGCTATCTCCGCATTGAACGACAAGGGATACAATCTCGGCGATGGAAGCAGCACGATGATTCCGGTATTCGGTGTTGATGCGACTGATGCGGCAAAGCAGCTGATCGCGGACGGCAAGATGACGGGAACGATTAAGCAAGACGCGGAAGGTATGGCAAACGGCATCGCTTTCCTCGCTCAGAATGCGGCTTCGGGAAAAGATTTGATGGATGGAACAGATTCTTACAATATTTCTGAAAAAGTAGCAAACAAGATCTACATTCCTTATGCTACCTACACAGGAGAATGATAAAAAAATAAGTTTAGATATATAAAAGAAAAGGGGCGGCTGTCGAGCTGGTGGCGGCGGCCCCTTTTTCTATCCACCACAAAATCGCATATGAAGTGAAGCGTTTTGACGCAAAGGAGGCAGATTATGGAGCAGGAAGTGCTGCTGGAAATGAAGGACATCTGCAAGGAATTCCCCGGTGTTAAAGCTCTGGACCACGTTTCTTTAACAGTGAAAAGGGGTACGGTACACGCGTTGATGGGAGAAAACGGTGCGGGAAAGTCTACCCTGATGAAATGTCTGTTCGGCATTTATGCAAAAAACAGCGGACAGATTTTTCTGGAGGGCAGGGAAATCAATTTTAAGAACTCGAAGGAAGCGCTGGAAAACGCTGTAGCAATGGTTCATCAGGAACTGAATCAGGCGCTGAAAAGAAACGTTATGGACAATATCTGGCTTGGACGTTATCCGAAGGTCGCAGGCGTCATGGTCAATGAGAAGAAGATATATAACGATACGAAAAAAGTATTCGATGAGCTGGAGATAGATGTGGATCCTAAGCGCATCATGAGTACGATGCCGGTATCCCAACGTCAGATGGTAGAAATCGCGAAGGCGGTTTCTTTTAACTCGAAAATAATTGTATTTGATGAACCGACCTCTTCCCTGACAGAAGAAGAGGTGGAGCATCTGTTTAAAATCATAAATATGCTGCGGGACAAAGGCTGCGGCATCATATATATTTCTCATAAGATGGCGGAAATCTTGCGTATTTCCGATGAAGTCACCATCATGAGGGATGGTACTTATGTGGCGACCAAACAGGCCAAAGAGCTTACAACGGAGGAAATCATCAGACTGATGGTAGGGCGTGAGCTGAACAATCAATTTCCGCCCAAGACGAACGAGCCGGGTGAAGTTGCTCTCGAGGTGCGGAAGCTGTCGGCCCGGTATTCGGTACTTGAGGATGTATCCTTCGATGTGAGAAAGGGTGAAGTGGTTGGAATCGCCGGGTTGGACGGCAGCGGCCGAACGGAATGTCTGGAAAATATATTCGGAATCGCTACGAGAAGCGGCGGGACCATTACGCTGGATGGGAAACCAGTGTTCAACAGGAATGCGAAAGAATCCATTAAAAATGGTTTCGCAATGCTGACGGAGGAACGTCGTGCGACCGGTATTTTCGGAATACTTGACATACGGGAAAATACAGTCATCTCCAGCCTCAAAAAGCATAAAAAGCATCATTTGTATCTGAGTGAGAAATCCATGAGTAAGGATACCCAATGGTCTATTGACGCCATGAGAACGAAGACGCCCTCACAGACAACGAAGATCAGGGCGCTGTCGGGAGGAAACCAGCAGAAGGTTATACTCGGAAGGTGGCTTTTGACCGAACCTGAGGTGCTGCTTTTGGATGAACCTACGCGCGGCATCGATGTAGGAGCAAAATATGAAATATATCAGTTGATATTGGACCTCGCAAATAAAGATAAGGTAGTTATCATGGTTTCGTCGGAGATGCCGGAGCTTTTGGGTGTCTGCGACAGGATACTGGTTATGTCGGGAGGACGGCTCGCTGGCGAGGTGGATGCAAAAACAACAACGCAGGAAGAAATTATGACTCTTGCTGCAAAATACGTGTAAAGGAGGCAGTACGAAATGAGAGCTATAAATAATGCAAAAGACCGCTATGCTGCTTATAAAGTACTGAGTAGTAAAGAAAAGGGGACATTCTGGAGGGAAGCGCTGATTAATAACGCGATGTACATCTTGCTCATTATCGCGGTCATATATACGTTTTCTCAGAATCATAGATTCCTGGCAATCAATTCTATCATTAACATCATTTCCCTTTCGGCGGCAAACATTCCAATTGCGTGCGGAATCGCCGGATGTATCGTATTAACGGGTACGGACCTTTCAGCGGGTCGCGTTGTCGGCCTGACAGCATGTATTTCCGCTTCCTTGCTGCAGTCAGTTACTTATGCCACAAAGATGTTTCCTAATCTGCCTGTGCTGCCTATTCCTCTCGTCATTGTTATTGTTATTATAGTAGGCGGTATTGTGGGCTGGGTTAACGGCTTTTTCGTTGCAAGATTTTCTCTGCACCCATTCATCGTAACGTTAGCGACGCAATTGATTGTATACGGTGTTTTGCTGATGTATATTATGATTAATGGTAACAACGGACAGCCGCTTTCCGGTCTGGACAATTCCTTTAAGAGCTTTGTTACGGGAAGTAAGCTCTCCGTAATGGGAGTTCCGATTCCGAATTATGTATGGTATGCCTGTATCGTAGTGGCGGTTATGTGGTTTATTTGGAACAAGACGACCTTTGGTAAGAATATGTTTGCAGTCGGCTCCAACCCGGAAGCTGCGAATGTATCCGGCGTTGATGTAATGAAGACGACCATCGGTGTTCATACGCTTGCGGGTTGTATGTACGGCATTACCGGATTCATAGAGTCGGCGCGAATCGGCTCCAATCAAGCCAATACCGGCCTGAATTATGAATGCGACGCGATTGCGGCCTGTGTTATCGGAGGTGTGTCCTTCGTAGGCGGAACCGGTAAAATCAGCGGTGTTGTATTGGGCGTGTTTTTGCTTCGAATCATCTTTGTAGCGTTGAACTTCTTATCCATCAACCAGAACCTGCAGTATATCATCAAGGGTCTGATTATTCTCGTAGCGTGTGCGATTGATATGAGGAAGTATCTGGTAAGAAAGTAAAGTGATTAAGAAGATAGCTGTTCGGAAACCGCGCAGCTAGTACCGGCGGGGAATTCGGTCTCGTTATCGCTTTCATAATACTGTTCGTACTCCTCGGAGTCGGTTTCTTAAGTGCAGGAGCGTTGATTGTACATAGAGGGTACAAAGAGAAGCAGATGAAAGCGTAAATAATTTCATAGTTAGTATTTAAGAATCCGGAAGGCACTTTGCCCTCCGGATTTCACTTTCTTTGTGACTAGTTTTGTCCCGTATGGTATAGATGAGAATTGGCGGGAATATTTGTGCTATAGTGCATTATAAACAAAATGAAGCTTTTTTATTATTTATGGTAAATATTGTCTATTTATCTGTTTTTATGTATTATTACGATATTATGTACTTATTAGAAGATTACCATCCATTGACAAGGACGCACACGGTCGGATAAGGGCTTGTCGATCGATGGTACGGATGGTACAAGGGTAATAGTCTTTTGAGTTCTACTGGAATGACATAGCATAAAAGGAGTAAAATAATGAATACAAAAAATCAAGGGTTGGCAGTAAGAAAATACAATGAAGCAGGAGAAAGATGTAAAGTAATAAACTGGTTTATGCTGCTTGGAACAACGATATTATATCTTGTATACGCAGGAGTATTGGTCAACGGCTACCTGACACAGTCTGTCAGCCTTGCAGTTGCTGCCATCATAATTCTTTTCAGTTTCATTGCACTGGTAATTAATTGGGTTGTGTTTAAGAAAAAACCAACGAGCAGTAAATTGGGTTGGGGAAGCCTGACCAGTTATTTGATCATTTATTCTTTTTATTTGATTGCCGAGGGAGGAACCTTTGTAAGAATAAGCGCGATCCCTGTCCTGTGTGCCGCAATTTTATTTTATGACAGAAAGCTTTCAAAAATATTCTGCCTGTTGGCGGCGGCCGTCAATATTATATATACGGCGACAATGGCATTTCTGAAGGCGGATACTATGTCCTTAAATTATCTTGAATTGCTTATTATTTTATTAACACTCAACACGATTTATAAATGTACTGATATCGGACACCGGTTTTCCTTTGATTCACTTCACGCGGTAAAGGATCAGCAGGAGCTGCAAGAGTCAATGCTTCAGGATGTTCTGGATATTGCGAGGATCGTACAGGAGGGAACGACGCAGAGCAATCAACTGGTACACAGCCTGAGCGAGTCGACAGAAATTGTTAATACTGCCATTGGTGAAATATCAACGACAACACAGGTCAATGCAAATAATATCCAGGAACAAAATATTATGACCCAGTCCATTCAGCAATCTATTAATCAGACGGTGGAGCGTTCGGATCAGATGGTAGCCGTTTCCAATAATTCTACAAAGTCTGTTGTGGAGGGGTTGCAGATTATGACCGATTTGAAAGCGCAGTCCTCTTATATCGCATCAACAAACGGACTGGTGGTTGATTCCATGAAGAAGCTTCAGGAAAAGACAAAAGAGGTTCATGATATTGCAAATATTATCTTTAATATTTCAAGCCAGACTAATTTGTTAGCCTTAAATGCTTCCATTGAGAGCGCAAGGGCAGGAGATGCGGGAAAGGGCTTTGCAGTTGTTGCGGATGAGATCAGGCAGTTGGCAGAACAGACCAGAAAATCAACCGAGAACATCAGCGCAATCATTGATGAGCTGAATCAAAATGCACAGGAAGTATCCGTGAATGTGCAGGAATCCATTAAATCAACGGATAATCAAGGAAATCTCATTTCTACGGCTTCCCAGAGCTTTGAAAAAATCAATGATAATGTAGAAACTTTAACGGAACATATTTCAGATATCGACCACATGCTTACGGAGCTTGCAAAAGCAAATAACCACATTGTTGACAGTATCAGCCAATTATCTGCTACTACAGAAGAAATTATGGCAAGCTCTGAAGAAGCTGCGGCAATCAGCGAGAAGAACTTCCAGAATGCGGAAAGTACAAAGGAATTCTTGAATGAAGTAATCAAAACGACAAAACGTTTTGACAAGTATTTGGAGGGCAGGGAGTAATTTATGATAGAGGGCATATCAAAAGGCAAGTAGCCTTTGATATGCCATTTTCAGCTATTTCCATTCCGTGCTCGTGTTCAACTCATTGTAGCGGTCGATGAGAAAAGATAGACGAAGAAGGAATACCGTATTAACATCCGTGAAATCCAGTTGACATAATTCAGTAATCCGGTTCAGACGGTAGACAAGGGTATTCCGGTGGATATAGAGACTTTCAGAAGTAAATTTGATGTTACAGCCCTTATCTATAAAAACGCACAGGGTCTTATAAAGCTCCGAGCTGTTCTTATGGTCGTATAAGCGGAGGCTGGATAAAGCAGGGTGGCAGTAAGAGCCTAACTGATTGGGATTTTTTATCTCTGAAAACAAATGAAATATCTGGTAATCCTGATAGCGGCACAGCGTCTCTTCCGCCCGCAGCTTCTGCCCCAGTTCATAGGCGGTATATGCCTGTTCAAAATAGGTCACAAAATTTTCGATGCTGCTGAAAGAATTGCTGATTCCTATCCGGATGTGTTCATTTTGACAAAGCACCTTTAAAAGTTCCAATAACTCAGATTCGCCTTCTTCCTCTTCTTTTAGAGGAATTACGGCAACGATCCCTTTTTTATGAAAAGTGGCATGGGTACCGGGAATCAGGAACCTTAACCTTTTACATATAAAGTTATCCAAATATTGTGCGCCCATATATCTGGTGAGACGGATGAACAGAACCTGCATTTTGGAAGGAAAATGCAGCTTGGTCAGCTTTGGCATGATTTCTTTGGAGGGAGTTCCGATGAGCATATCATATAACAGCTCATTATAGAGAGTATTTCCTTCGAATAAGCCGGGACTATAATAAGCTATTGTATAGCTGATCACACGGCTTATGGTGGCAAGCATCTCAAAGTGTATGGGAAGAAATTGTTTTTCGCCTTCGATTGTCAGTAGAAATCCAATCTGTGTCTGATTGTGGAAAACCTTGCTGGTCAGCTTCCGGTAAGGAGACTGGGGACAGGTTACTTCTACCGCATCCGTTGTCAAGGAAGTATTTTTAGTAGATTTTAATTCCTTTACTCCGCTTATAAATTCATAGGAGCAATAGCCCTGCGTTATATTTTCCGTCCAAAGAGGGTCAAGAACAGGCACCGTTGTGGAACATGCAATGATCTTAAAGTTCATATCACAGAAAATCAGGGAATTACCGAGTCTTATGGAGGCAGCGTCAATAACAGCTTCAATGCTGTGGGTCTTATCTGCAAGCTCTGTAAGTTCCTCGAAAATGCCTTTGCTGCTGGTGGTTTCAATCAGGGCCCTTGTATCATTGAATATGGTGAACAGATTATCCTCGTCTACCAGAAGCAGATTGCATCCGGAGAAGGAAGTGAGTGGATAAGAGGAACCGGTTTTGGCCAATATACAAAGGTTTGGTTGAAGAGCAAGGTCTTTTAATTGTCTATCATAACCAAAGTAAAGTGTATTCCTTGAAGCAGTGTCGTGCTTATTATCAAGGAAGGCAACATCCTGTATTTTCAGGTCCTCTCCCTGAGATAAAATAGTGATCGGATACTCTTTCGAGATTCTTTCTGTCAAATGCGTAAATGTCATAAAATTCCCCTTTTCAATGATGTCCACATTTGTATTACTACTTTACTATAGTGCATCATAAACAAATTGTCAAATTCTTATCATTTATCATACACGTTGTCAAAAAATGTGCTTTCAAGTATTCTTAGGACAACTGGAGACTGCAGTATTTCTTAGTAAATAAGGAGGTAGCAAATGTATCATAAAATATTTGAAGCAGGAAGTATCGGGAAGATAACCATGAAGAACCGTCTGGTCATGTCGCCAATGGGGTGCGGGCTTGCCAATCTGGACGGAACTCCCTCGGAGGATATGATTGCTTTCTATGAAGCGAGAGCTGTTGGAGGGGCAGGTCTTATCATACCGGAAATCACACGAGTCAATGATGTGCACGGAGCGGGTCTTATGAGACAGCTTTCCGTTACGAAGGATAAGCACATCGAGCCGCTTTCCAGGCTGGCCGAGGCTATTCACAAGCATGGAAGCAGAATATTTATTCAGCTGCATCATCCGGGAAGAGAAACGGTATCTGCACTTATCGGCGGACAGCCGGTGGTCGCGCCTTCGGCTATACCATGTAAATTGGTCAGACAGGAAACGAGGGCCCTTGCCACGGAGGAAATAAAAGAATTAATAAAGCAGTTTATCCAGGCTGCAGTAAGAGTGCAGAAAGCCGGATGTGACGGCGTGGAGATGCATGCGGCACACGGATATCTGCTTCACCAGTTTTTATCTCCCTATACAAACAAAAGAGAGGATGAATACGGAGGAAGCTTTGAAAACCGACTTAGAATAGTAACGGAGATCATCACGGGAATCCATAAGGTCTGCGGGCCCGATTTCCCGGTGGGAGTTCGTCTGAGTGTAGAGGAATTTCTTGATAAAACAGGAGTGACGGAGGAGTATATCCATGTTCAGGACGGTGTGAAAATTGCCATGGCACTGGAACGGGCGGGAATGGATTTCATTGATGTAAGCTGCGGATTGTACGAAACAGGAATGACCTGTGTTGAACCGATCTCCTTTCCTCAGGGGTGGAGAAAGGATTTGCTTTTGGCAGTGAAAAATCATGTGACGGTTCCTGTAATAGGCGTATCTGTTATCCGTGATCCTGAAATTGCCGAAGATTTTCTTGAAAAAAATGTAGTGGACTTTGTCTCCATGGGCCGCACATGGAATGCGGATCCTGAATGGGGAAGAAAGGTACAGGAGGGAAGAGAAGAGGAGCTTAGAAAGTGTATCTCCTGCCTTCGATGTTTTGAAAGCCTGAATGAATACAACGGAGCGGGACTTCCACCGGAATGTGCATTAAATCCCGCCTATGGAAGAGAGAAAAAATACGGAGACATGATTCACGATACGAAGGGGCATAAGGCAGTGGTGGTAGGTGCAGGACCTGCCGGCATGTGTGCCGCACAAACATTGGCGCTTCGCGGTGTAAGGG includes:
- a CDS encoding sensor histidine kinase: MKKEWQKPEKENILNRVSLSAIMTALVVAIVFFATFLALLIFVELFQRSMEQNAIISSEQAIVQVQNTITNYTEDIQEVMNMIEDNITKDEMPRNEYFRNLLEIRSDIVAITIYNENGDMERCWTEGYKLKDKIMKNLSFVSFEGEDGKLNISSPHVESLFVNNYPWVVTISQILQDGQGKDIRIAMDIRFSSIANYVDEVGIGQHGYCFIMDEAGNIIYHPQQQLIYSGLKNEDTKELMKDEDGSYIKSNMIYTIHTLENSDWRIVGISFVDEMVSTRVQNMIRIVLALVVLVLFTAAICGILFSRLITMPAKRLSEAMGEFETNTENFDFQPVNGTVEIVALSDSFAHMVIQIQNLMEQVREEELSLRKTELSALQAQINPHFLYNTLDSIAWMCEEERNKEAVEMVTALARLFRISISRGHELITLEKELQHSQSYLNIQKFRYEDQFTYDFDVDEECLQYYCNKITLQPIIENAIYHGLDPAEEGHIQIGIHDKGDAILLCVEDNGVGMTEEECAEILNREAKDRTGIGIKNVNDRIHIYFGKKYGLRITSVLDVGTRVEIWIPKILEGEYESK
- a CDS encoding substrate-binding domain-containing protein, with amino-acid sequence MSRSRKMKLFIVFCTGILITIGILIIVLFRNPTFGAGNRDSDGQKHYVAVIAKSTTSAFWKSVFAGAKAASTEYNLEITCDGPESEEDYETQNAMVEKAVADGAEVIVFSAVDFNANAAAIDWAIAQGVNVVVIDSEVNSSGVSCVISTDNYAAGRMAGEAALESDDKALYVGIVNFDENSANGQQREQGFRDAIMGESRVTVIDSINVLSNVEDAMEGTRIMLEQHPQIDVIATFNEWTSLGVGYTIEEMGLGDSTKVIAFDSNVVSVGLLETGEVDALIVQNPYAMGYLGIENAYNVINDIFIREKVIDTATTIVTKENMYDPDYQKILFSFD
- a CDS encoding galactose ABC transporter substrate-binding protein, which encodes MKKKLLAVLLCMSMTAALLAGCGSTAAETTAETETAPATEEANAEDTAEDAVEDVVDAAADQADLSAASIAVFYYTYSDTYIASVRTALDSALDGLGVTYQDYDSNSNQTTQNEQIDTAISTGATLLIVNIVTSGSVDASQAIVDKASAAGVPVIFFNRAVEGDEDEGTVLGSYDKCAFVGTDAPEAGHMQGQMIGEYVLENYDAIDLNGDGEISYAMFMGQLGNVEAIYRTQYGVEDANAVLEAAGKPALVYFDSANADCYQVDQDGNWSATASNNYMTTNLSQYNEANGNMIELVICNNDGMAEGAISALNDKGYNLGDGSSTMIPVFGVDATDAAKQLIADGKMTGTIKQDAEGMANGIAFLAQNAASGKDLMDGTDSYNISEKVANKIYIPYATYTGE
- a CDS encoding ATP-binding cassette domain-containing protein, whose protein sequence is MEQEVLLEMKDICKEFPGVKALDHVSLTVKRGTVHALMGENGAGKSTLMKCLFGIYAKNSGQIFLEGREINFKNSKEALENAVAMVHQELNQALKRNVMDNIWLGRYPKVAGVMVNEKKIYNDTKKVFDELEIDVDPKRIMSTMPVSQRQMVEIAKAVSFNSKIIVFDEPTSSLTEEEVEHLFKIINMLRDKGCGIIYISHKMAEILRISDEVTIMRDGTYVATKQAKELTTEEIIRLMVGRELNNQFPPKTNEPGEVALEVRKLSARYSVLEDVSFDVRKGEVVGIAGLDGSGRTECLENIFGIATRSGGTITLDGKPVFNRNAKESIKNGFAMLTEERRATGIFGILDIRENTVISSLKKHKKHHLYLSEKSMSKDTQWSIDAMRTKTPSQTTKIRALSGGNQQKVILGRWLLTEPEVLLLDEPTRGIDVGAKYEIYQLILDLANKDKVVIMVSSEMPELLGVCDRILVMSGGRLAGEVDAKTTTQEEIMTLAAKYV
- a CDS encoding galactose/methyl galactoside ABC transporter permease MglC; this encodes MRAINNAKDRYAAYKVLSSKEKGTFWREALINNAMYILLIIAVIYTFSQNHRFLAINSIINIISLSAANIPIACGIAGCIVLTGTDLSAGRVVGLTACISASLLQSVTYATKMFPNLPVLPIPLVIVIVIIVGGIVGWVNGFFVARFSLHPFIVTLATQLIVYGVLLMYIMINGNNGQPLSGLDNSFKSFVTGSKLSVMGVPIPNYVWYACIVVAVMWFIWNKTTFGKNMFAVGSNPEAANVSGVDVMKTTIGVHTLAGCMYGITGFIESARIGSNQANTGLNYECDAIAACVIGGVSFVGGTGKISGVVLGVFLLRIIFVALNFLSINQNLQYIIKGLIILVACAIDMRKYLVRK
- a CDS encoding methyl-accepting chemotaxis protein, which produces MNTKNQGLAVRKYNEAGERCKVINWFMLLGTTILYLVYAGVLVNGYLTQSVSLAVAAIIILFSFIALVINWVVFKKKPTSSKLGWGSLTSYLIIYSFYLIAEGGTFVRISAIPVLCAAILFYDRKLSKIFCLLAAAVNIIYTATMAFLKADTMSLNYLELLIILLTLNTIYKCTDIGHRFSFDSLHAVKDQQELQESMLQDVLDIARIVQEGTTQSNQLVHSLSESTEIVNTAIGEISTTTQVNANNIQEQNIMTQSIQQSINQTVERSDQMVAVSNNSTKSVVEGLQIMTDLKAQSSYIASTNGLVVDSMKKLQEKTKEVHDIANIIFNISSQTNLLALNASIESARAGDAGKGFAVVADEIRQLAEQTRKSTENISAIIDELNQNAQEVSVNVQESIKSTDNQGNLISTASQSFEKINDNVETLTEHISDIDHMLTELAKANNHIVDSISQLSATTEEIMASSEEAAAISEKNFQNAESTKEFLNEVIKTTKRFDKYLEGRE
- a CDS encoding PucR family transcriptional regulator, yielding MTFTHLTERISKEYPITILSQGEDLKIQDVAFLDNKHDTASRNTLYFGYDRQLKDLALQPNLCILAKTGSSYPLTSFSGCNLLLVDEDNLFTIFNDTRALIETTSSKGIFEELTELADKTHSIEAVIDAASIRLGNSLIFCDMNFKIIACSTTVPVLDPLWTENITQGYCSYEFISGVKELKSTKNTSLTTDAVEVTCPQSPYRKLTSKVFHNQTQIGFLLTIEGEKQFLPIHFEMLATISRVISYTIAYYSPGLFEGNTLYNELLYDMLIGTPSKEIMPKLTKLHFPSKMQVLFIRLTRYMGAQYLDNFICKRLRFLIPGTHATFHKKGIVAVIPLKEEEEGESELLELLKVLCQNEHIRIGISNSFSSIENFVTYFEQAYTAYELGQKLRAEETLCRYQDYQIFHLFSEIKNPNQLGSYCHPALSSLRLYDHKNSSELYKTLCVFIDKGCNIKFTSESLYIHRNTLVYRLNRITELCQLDFTDVNTVFLLRLSFLIDRYNELNTSTEWK